The nucleotide window GCGCATCGAGTTTCTGCTCGACGAAGGCACCTTCGAAGAGACCGACAAACTGGTCACGCATCGCTGTAACGACTTCGGCATGCAGGAGCAGAAATATTACGGCGACGGCTTTATCACGGGCTATGGACGCATCGAAGGGCGTCTGGTCTTTGTCTTCGCGCAGGATTTCACGGTGTTTGGGGGATCGCTCTCCGAATCGAATGCCAGCAAGATCGTCAAGATCATGGACCTCGCCGCAAAAATGGGCGCGCCTGTCATCGGACTGAACGATTCGGGCGGTGCGCGTATTCAGGAAGGCGTGATGTCGCTGGCCGGGTACGCCGACATCTTTCTGCGCAACACTCTTTACAGCGGAGTCGTCCCGCAGATTTCCGCCATCATGGGCCCGTGCGCGGGTGGCGCAGTGTACTCGCCGGCGATCACCGACTTCATCCTGATGGTAGATCACACGTCCTATATGTTTATCACCGGGCCGGACGTCATCAAGTTGGTGACGCATGAAGAAGTGACCAAAGACCAGCTCGGGGGCGCGACTACTCACAACGAGACATCGGGCGTCGCTCACTTCAAGTGCCGCGACGATGCTGAATGTCTGTCCATGGTTCGAGAACTGCTCAGTTTCATGCCGTCGAATAATCTGGAGGACCCTCCGCGGCGGCCGTGCACCGATCCGATCGACCGCGCCGACGTGAAGCTTGATTCGCTGATTCCTGATCAATCGAACCAGCCCTACGACATGAAAGACGTCATCCACTCGGTAGTCGACGACGGCTATTTCTTTGAAGTGCAGGAACACTACGCGAAGAACATGGTCGTCGGATTCGCGCGCCTGAACGGGAAGTCAGTCGGGATCGTCGCGAATCAACCGGCGATGCTGGCCGGCACGCTCGACATCAATGCGTCGATCAAAGGCGCGCGGTTCGTGCGCTTCTGCGATTGCTTCAACATCCCGCTGGTGACGTTTGAAGATGTACCCGGATTTCTGCCGGGAACGAATCAGGAATATGCCGGCATCATCAAACACGGTGCAAAACTGCTCTATGCCTTCGCCGAAGCGACTGTCCCGAAAGTGACCGTGATCACCCGCAAAGCCTACGGTGGCGCCTATTGCGTGATGGCGTCCAAGCACATTCGCACGGACGTCAACTACGCGTGGCCGAGCGCCGAAATCGCGGTGATGGGTCCGGATGGCGCCGTCGACATCGTCTACAAACGCGATCTCGAGCAGGCAGCCAACAAATCCGAAATGCGCCAGCAGAAAATCGAAGAATTCCGCGACCGCTTTGCCAATCCGTATGTAGCCGCGGAACGAGGCTTTGTAGATGCCGTCATCCAGCCACGGGAGACGCGCAAGAAATTGATCCAGGCGCTCGCCATGCTGGAAACCAAGCGCGACAAGAATCCGGCTAAGAAGCACGGGAACATACCGCTGTAAGAAATAGTTGAGGCCCCATGAAATTTTTCTTCTCCTTGCTCGTACTCTGCTCCCTCTCCATCTGCTCATCCGCGCAATCGCCAGACACCTGGCTCGCCAATCTCCCGCAAGCCAAGGACTACGTTCAGAAGCGTGTGTCGAGCTATGACCGCTCAGGCGCCAATGCGGACGCGCGCGAGATTGTTCCCGGTGCGACGCTGACTCTGCTCGACGCTGATGGACCGGCCTCGTGAGTCATCTTTGGGCCACAATCGCAAGCGAAGATGGGAATCACCTGAAGGCTCTCGTCCTGCGTATGTATTGGGACGGGGAATCTACGCCGAGCGTCGAAGCTCCCATTGGCGATTTTTTCGGACTTGGGTTGAATTCGTATTTCCCCTACCAGTCCATCCCGCTTTCGGTCGGATCGGCG belongs to Acidobacteriota bacterium and includes:
- a CDS encoding acyl-CoA carboxylase subunit beta; this translates as MKLEEKLAELKKRNGLAEEGGGAHRRERQHKEGKMSARERIEFLLDEGTFEETDKLVTHRCNDFGMQEQKYYGDGFITGYGRIEGRLVFVFAQDFTVFGGSLSESNASKIVKIMDLAAKMGAPVIGLNDSGGARIQEGVMSLAGYADIFLRNTLYSGVVPQISAIMGPCAGGAVYSPAITDFILMVDHTSYMFITGPDVIKLVTHEEVTKDQLGGATTHNETSGVAHFKCRDDAECLSMVRELLSFMPSNNLEDPPRRPCTDPIDRADVKLDSLIPDQSNQPYDMKDVIHSVVDDGYFFEVQEHYAKNMVVGFARLNGKSVGIVANQPAMLAGTLDINASIKGARFVRFCDCFNIPLVTFEDVPGFLPGTNQEYAGIIKHGAKLLYAFAEATVPKVTVITRKAYGGAYCVMASKHIRTDVNYAWPSAEIAVMGPDGAVDIVYKRDLEQAANKSEMRQQKIEEFRDRFANPYVAAERGFVDAVIQPRETRKKLIQALAMLETKRDKNPAKKHGNIPL